CGGCCCACATTGAGCATGGTCATTGGCCGGTCCTCCGGGCGAGGGCGTCAGCGAAGGCGGCGATGTCCTTCGTGGTGGTGGTTTCAGTGGCGGCGACGAGCAGGACGTCGTCCATGCCGGCCTCGGGCGCCAGGCGGAAGAACGGCACGCCGGCGACAATCCCGTCGGCCAGCAGGGCCTCGACGGTGGCCGCCGCGTCGCCCTTCAGGCGGATCGCGAACTCGTTGAAGAACCGTGGCGTGAGGATCTCCACCCCGGCGACCTTGGCGAGCGCGTCGCGCAGCTCGCGGGCCTTGGAGTGGTTGAGCTCGGCCAGTTCGCGCAGGCCCCGCTCCCCCAGCAACGACAGGTGGATGGTGAAGGCGAGCGCGCAGAGGCCCGAGTTGGTGCAGATGTTCGACGTCGCCTTCTCGCGGCGGATGTGCTGCTCGCGGGTCGACAGGGTCAGCACGAAACCGCGCCGGCCTTGCGCGTCCACCGTCTCGCCGCACAGGCGGCCCGGCATCTGGCGGACCAGCTTCTCGCGGCAGGCGAAGAGCCCGATATAGGGGCCGCCGAAGTTCAGGCCGTTGCCGATCGACTGGCCCTCGGCCACGGCGATGTCGGCGCCCATCTCGCCGGGCGACTTCAGCAGCCCGAAGGACACGGTTTCGGTGGTCACCACGATCAGCAGGGCGCCGGCGGCGTGGGCGGCCTCCGCGATCTTCGTCACGTCGGTCACCACGCCGAACACGTTGGGGGTCTGGACCACGACGCAGGCGGTCTCGGCGTCGATGGCCTCGATGACCGCGGCCTCGGCGTCGATGGCGGCCGGCAGGCGGGTGATGTCCATGCCCTCGGCATGGGCGATGGTCTGGGTGGTGGCGGCGTAGTGCGGATGCAGGCCGCCGGAGACCACGGCCTTTTTCCGGCGGGTGACCCGCTGGGCCATCATCACCGCCTCGGCGCAGGCCGTGGAGCCGTCGTACATCGAGGCGTTGGCGACCTCGAGCCCGGTCAGCGCAGCCACCTGGGTCTGGAACTCGAACAGGACCTGAAGGGTCCCCTGGGCGATCTCCGGCTGGTAGGGCGTGTAGCTGGTCAGGAACTCCGACCGCTGGATCACGTGGTCGACCGTCGCCGGCACATGATGGCGATAGGCGCCGGCGCCGCAGAAGAAGGGGCCCGCCCCGGCCGGCCGGTTCATGGCCGCGAGCGCTGAGAGCTCCCGCTCCACCTCCAGCTCGCCCGCATGCAGCGGCAGGTCGAACAGGTCGGCCTTGCGGGCGGCGGCGGGCACGTCGGCGAACAGGTCGTCGATGGTGGCCGCGCCGATGATGCCGAGCATCTCGGCGCGGTCGGCCGGGGTAAGCGGAAGGTAGCGCATGGGTCTTACAGGGTCCCCAGGAAGTCTTCGTAGGCGGCGCGGTCCATCAGGGCCTCGTACTCGGCCTTGTCGGCGATCTTGATCTTGGCGAACCAGCCGGCCTTCTCGGGTTGGTCGTTGACGGTCTCGGGCGCGTCGCCCAGGGCGGCGTTGCCCTCGACCACCTCTCCGGAGATCGGCGCGTAGACGTCTGAAGCGGCCTTGACGCTCTCGACCACGGCCAGGCCGTCGCCGGCCTTCACGGCCTTGCCCGCCTCGGGGGTCTCGACGAACACCACGTCGCCCAACTGATCGGCGGCGTAGGCGGTGATGCCGATCGTGGCCACGTCGCCATCGAGGGAGACCCACTCATGGTCCTTGGTGAAACGCATCTGGGCGGTCCTTCTCAGAGCTTGCGGATGTAGCGATGGGGAACGAAGGGCATGGCGGTGACTTCCGCCGCCTGCGGCTTGCCCCGGACGATGACTTTCAGCTTCGTGCCGGCCGCGGCGAGCGCTGGGGGCACGAAGCCCATGGCGATGGGCTTGCCGAGCGAGGGCGAGAACCCGCCCGAGGTCACGACCCCGACCACGTTCCCGGCCTCGTCGGCGATCTCGGCGCCCTCTCGGGCCGGGGCGCCTTCCAGCACGGTCAGGCCGACACGCTTGCGGCTCACCCCCTCGGCCAGCTCCCGGGCGATCCGGCTCGCGCCCGGGAAGTCGCGGGCGTCGCGGCGCTTCTTGGAAACTGCGAAGCCGAGGTCCGCCTCGATGGGACTGACGGTCTCGTCGACGTCGTGCCCGTAGAGCGGCAGGCCGGCCTCCAGGCGCAGGCTGTCGCGGGCGCCGAGGCCGATCGGCCGCACCCGCTCGTCGGCCAGCAGCAGGTTCCAGACCCGCTCAGCCTCGGCGGCCGGGACCGAGATCTCGTAGCCGTCCTCGCCGGTATAACCCGAGCGTGAGACGATGACGTCGGTCCCGAAGGCCTCGAACGAGGCTGAGTCCATGAACACCATCTTCGCGGCCTGGGGCGCGTGGGCGGCCAGCACCTCGGCGGCCTTGGGACCTTGCAACGCCATCAGCGCCCGGTCATCCAGGCGGTCGATCCGCACCTGGCCGGCCAGCTCGCTGTCGATGACCTTGAAATCGTTGTCCTTGCAGGCGCCGTTGACCACCACGAACAGGCCGTCGTCGCCCCCCCCATCGGGAGAGATTGGCCGGGCGGCCATCAGGTCGTCGATGATCCCGCCCGTCTTGTTGAGCAGGACGGAATAGCGCTGCTTGCCGGGCTTCAGGCCGATGAAGTCGCCGGGGGTGACCTCCTCGAAGGCCGAGAGCGGCGAGACCCCGCGCAGGCGGGCCTGGCCCATGTGCGAGACATCGAACAGGCCGGCGTTCTCGCGGGTCCAGAGATGCTCCTTCAGCACCCCGTCCCTGTACTGCACGGGCATGGAATAGCCGGCGAAGGGCACCATCCGCGCGCCGGCGGCGATATGCGCGGCGTTGAGCGGTGTGGTCTTCAGGGTCTCGTCGGACACGCTTGGACTCCGGCTGATGATCTCGCGCGCGCACGGGAAGGCTTCCCGCAACGCATGCGCCCCCGCTGTCCCTGATGCCTGAGAGATTTAGAGCCTTCCGCGAACTGGAAGACCCCCTGCTCCTTCGGCGAGCGCCCTCGAACGGGGGCGCCTACTTTCCAGCGTTCATCAGCTCTGCGCGGTCCTTTTGCCTGAGCGTTTCCGGGGCGGTTGCGCCTTCGGCTCCGGGTCCCGAAGGGCCCGATCTCTCCCGCGAGAGTCGAGGCGGAACCTGTTCGAACAGGGCGCCCAAGTCAATGCGCCACGTCGCGGGCCCGCCTACATCCGTTCGGGCGCTTCAATTCCAAGCAGTTCCAGGGCCTGCTCCAGCTGGCGGAGGGTCGTCTGCGCGAGCGCCAGGCGCGAGGCCCGTACCGGGGCCTCGGCGGTCATGATCGGACAGGCCGCATAGAACTTCGAGAAGGCCTGGGCGAGCTTGTAGGCGTGCTCGGCCAGGAAGTTCGGCGCCTTCTTGTCATAGGCGTCGGCCAGGGCCTGGTCGAAGGCGTCCAGCAACAGGACGAGGTCGCGCTCGGCCGGCTCGGAGACGGTGATCTGCCCGGCCTCCACGCCTTCGTCGGCGGCCCGGCGCAGGATCGATTTCACCCGCACCGCCTGATAGAGCAGATAAGGGCCGGTCTTGCCCTCGAAGCTGGAGAAGCGGTCCAGGTCGAAGACATAGGACGTGCCGCGGAAGTTCTGCAGGTCGGCGAACTTAAGCGCCGCCACCGCCACCTTGTGCGCGGTGTCCTCGAAGGCTTCCGGATCCAGCTCGGCGCCCAGGCCCGCCTCGTGCAGGCGCTCACGGGCCTTGTCGCGGGTCATGACGATCATGTCGTTCAGCTTCAGAACCCCGCCCTCGCGGGTCTTGAACGGCTTGCCGTCCGTGCCGTTCATGGTGCCGAAGCCCACATGCTCCAGTTGGCCCTCGGCGGCGTAGCCGGCGATCTGGGCGGCGCGGAAGACGATCTCGAAATGGTCGGCCTGGCGCTGGTCGACCACATAGAGGACCTGATCGGGGCCGAAGGTCGCCTTGCGGTCGACGATGGTGGCTAGGTCGGTGGTGCCGTACATGGCCGACCCCTCCGACGAGACCACCAGCAGCGGCGGCAGCTCGCGCTTGTCGCCCTGGCGGGTCACCCGGATGATCCGCGCGCCCTGGTCGTCGACCAGCAGGCCCTTGGCGTCCAGCTCCTCGACCATCGGAGCGATCAGCTGGTCGACATCGCTCTCGCCCTTCCAGATGTCGAAATCGACGCCGAGGGCGTGGAAATCGCGTTCCAGGGCCACCTTGGTGACCTTGGCGAAGTGTCGCCACAGCAGGAAATGTCCCGGCTTGCGGGCCTGGAGCTCGGCGGTGAGCTTGCGGGCGCGGTCGCGGTATTCAGGCTCGGCCTTGCCGCGGGCGGCCGCCTCCGGATAGAGGCGGTCCAAGTCGCCCAAGCTGACGTTCTGCTCGAAGACCGCGACGGCCTGGGCGTCCTCGCCGGTTCCGGCGTTGAGAGCGTCCACCGCGCCCTTGACGGCGGGGTTCTCGTCGGTGACCGCCCCGATCAGCAAGCCCATCTGATAGCCCCAGTCGCCGAAGTGGGCGTCGCCCACCACGCTGTCGCCCCGGAACCGGTAGATGCGCTTGATGGACTCCCCGATGATCGAGGACCGCAGATGGCCGACATGCATCGGCTTGGCCACGTTCGGTCCGCCGTAGTCGACGAGGATCTTGCGCGGCGCGACGACCGGCGCGGCGCCCAGACGCGGGTCGGCGGCGATCTCGCGCGCCCGCTGTGAAAGGGCCGCGTCGCTGAGCTTGAGGTTGATGAAGCCCGGCCCGGCGATCTCCACGCCGGCCAGGCGGGTGTCGCCCGCCAAGCCCGCGACGACCTCGGCGGCCACCTCGCGTGGGTTGCGCCCGGCGCGCTTGGCGGCCGGCAGGGCGCCGTTGCACTGGAAGTCGGCGAGATCGGGCCGGTCGGACGGCGTCACGCGGCCGAGTTCGGCCGGCAGTCCCGCCGCGGCGAAGGCGGTCCCGACCGCTTCGCTGAGGCCCCGTTTCAGATCGCTCATCGCGGTTCGGCGGAGCCCGCGACCGTGGCCTGGCCGGCGTTCACCCGGAAGCGCTTGCCGTCCCGGTTGAAGGCCGCCATCTGCGGCGTCACGTCGAAGCCGACCAGGATCTCGAAATTCGAGCCGCTGGTGGTGGCGGTGGCGCGCGGGATGGTGATCTGGCCGATCTCCTCGGTGGCGTAGATCCGGTCCTGGCCCTCGGCGAACTTCACCGGCAGGTCGAAGTACTGCTTGGTGATGACGCTGTCGTTGCGCTTTGTGACGGCGACCCAGTAGCGGTAGCTCTTGGTGTCGGCGGTCGCCTGGGGACCCTTGCCCAGCTCGAACAGCACTTCCATCGTCACCTTGATGGGATCGCTGTCCTTGTACTGGCAGCCGGCCGAGATGCCCTGGATCTCGCCCGAATAGGCGACATTGGCCGAGGCCTCGCGGTTGTCCTTGAACTCCACATAGCGCGCGGCGTCGTAGAGCACCTTCACATACGGACAGGGGCCGGCGTTGCGTAGGGCCGGCAGCGGCGCCTGGACGTCGCTCCATTCGCTCTCGCGCTTCTTCTTCTTGGCCGCCTCCTGCTCCTGGCGCTCCTGGTCGTTGGGCCGGCGCTGGGCGGCGGCAAGCTCGGGAACCGCGGTGACGGCCAGGGAGAGGCCGGCGGCGAGCAGAAGGGAACGGCGCATTGGGGGTCGTCCAAACATGAAGGGCTAAGGGCCGTCTCCGGCCCCCCGCGGTCGGTCTCCTACTAATGGCTATCGAATGCGGCCGCAACGCGGCTGGCGGTGAAGCCTGCGAGCCCCTAGTTTGTCGCCATGTTGCAAGACCCCCGTCCCCGCCGTCCGCTCAAGGTCCTGCTGGCCACGCCGCGCGGGTTCTGCGCCGGCGTCGACCGCGCCATCCAGATCGTCGAACGCGCCATCGAGAAGTACGGCGCCCCGGTCTATGTGCGCCACGAGATCGTCCACAACCGCCATGTGGTGGACCGGCTGAAGGCCCTGGGCGCGGTGTTCGTGGAGGAGTTGTCGGAGTGCCCCACCGACCGGCCGGTGGTGTTCTCCGCCCACGGCGTGCCCAAGTCGGTGCCCGCGGAGGCCAAGGGCCGCCAGATGCTTTATCTCGACGCCACCTGCCCCCTGGTCTCCAAGGTGCACGTGGAGGCGCAGCGGCATTTCGACTCCGGCCGGGAGATCGTGCTGATCGGCCATGCCGGCCATCCCGAGGTGGTCGGCACAATGGGCCAGCTTCCGGACGGCGCGGTCGCCCTGATCGAGACCGTCGAGGACGCCCGAGCTTACACGCCGAAGAACGCCGCCAATGTCGCCTTCGCCACCCAGACCACCCTGTCGGTGGACGACACCGCCGAAATCGTGGCCGCGCTGAAGGAACGCTTTCCGGAGATCTCCGCGCCCCACAAGGAGGACATCTGTTACGCCACCACCAACCGCCAGGATGCGGTGAAGGCCGTGGCGTCTCAGGCCGAGGTGCTGCTGGTGCTGGGTTCGGCCAATTCGTCGAACTCCGTGCGGCTGGTCGAGGTGGCGCGGCGCTCGGGCGCGCGGGCCGCCCATCTGATCGATGACGCCGCGGGCCTGGACCTGGCCTGGCTGGACGGCGCGTCCACCGTCGGGATCACCGCCGGCGCTTCCGCGCCGGAGGATCTGGTCCAGGGCCTGATCGACCGGCTGGGCGAGGCTTTCGACGTCACGGTGGAGGACGTCGACACCGTGCTCGAGACGGTGAGCTTCAAGCTGCCCCGGCTGCTGAGCGCCTAGGTTTCCAGAGCCTGGAAGGTCCTGTTGTAGCGTTTGAGGAAGGCGCGTCCGCGGCCGGCCCGCACTTCGTGGTCGATGTCGAGCTCGGCGGTGGCCGTGACCCCGTGCGGAGTCCGCTCGACGTGGATGACGTCACCCACCTCCAGTTTGAGGGCGGCGCGCGCCTCGTCGTCAAAGACGGCCACGACATCGGGCCCTCTCTGCTCAAGCTTCAATGCGATCATTGGGAGCCTCCAACAGGGGCAATCTAGCACGAGCCGGCCCAAGGCGTCTTGACCGCTCGCCCGGCCTCCCGCATCCCGGCGCCAGCATGGCCGTCTATACCGACATCACCGACGAGGAGCTGACCGGGCTCCTGGCCGACTTCGACCTCGGCGCTCCCCTGGCGTTCAAGGGGATCGCCGAAGGCGTGGAGAACTCCAACTTCCTGCTGGAGACCGAGGCCGGGCGCTTCTTCCTGACCATCTACGAAAAGCGGGTCCGCGCCGACGAGCTGCCCTTCTTCCTGGGCCTGCTGAGCTGGCTGTCCGAGCACGGCTATCCCAGCGCCGCGCCGGTCGCCGACCGGGCGGGCAAGGTCCTCACCGAGGTGCGCGGCAAGCCCGCCGCCATCGTGACCTTCTTGCCAGGCCTGTCCGTGCGGCGGCCCACCGCCGCCCATTGCCGCGAGGCGGGCGAAGGCCTGGCCCGGCTGCACCTGGCGACCCAAGGCTACCCCGGGACCCGCGCCAACGACCTGGGCCAGGACGCCTGGGCCCCGATGTTCGAGCGCCTGGCCGGCGCGGCCGACGCCCTGAAGCCGGGCCTCGCCAAGACGATCGCCGGCGACCTCGACAGGCTCGCGGCGCGGTGGCCGACGGGTCTGCCCGCGGGCATCGTCCACGCCGACTATTTCCCCGACAACGTCTTCTTCCAGGGCGGCAAGTTCGCCGGGACGATCGACTTCTACTTCGCCTGCATCGACGCCTACGCCTACGACATCGCCGTGGCGCTCAACGCCTGGTGCTTCGAGGCAGACGGCAGTTTCAACATCACCAGCGCCCGCGCCCTGGTGGCAGGCTACGAGGTCCACCGGCCGCTCAGCCCCGCCGAGCGCGCGGCCCTGCCGATCCTGGCCCATGGCGCGGCCATGCGTTTCTTCCTGACCCGCCTGAACGACTGGGGGGCGACGCCGGCCGGCGCCCTGGTGCGGCCCAAGGACCCGCTGGAATACGAGCGCAAGCTCGCCGTCCATCGCGCCGCGCCGGACCTGGTGCTGTTCGGAGACCCCACGTGACGCCTGAAGTGGTGATCTACACCGACGGCGCCTGCTCGGGGAATCCCGGCCCCGGCGGCTGGGGGGCGGTGATGATCTCCGGCGCCCATGTGCGCGAGATCTGCGGCGGCGAGCCGGCCAGCACCAACAACCGCATGGAGCTGATGGCCGCCATCCAGTCGCTGGAGGCCTTGAAGAAGCCCTGCAAGGTCGAGCTGCACACCGACTCGACCTATGTGATGAAGGGCATCTCGGAGTGGATCCACGCCTGGAAGAAGCGCGGCTGGAAGACCGCCGACAAGAAGCCAGTCAAGAACGATGACCTCTGGAAGCGCCTCGACACCGCCCGCCAGCGCCATGACGTCGCTTGGCGCTGGGTGAAGGGCCACAATGGCCACGAACTCAACGAACGCGCCGACGCCCTGGCCCGCCAAGGCCTGAAGGACGCCCTTCCCGCCTGACCGCCGTGCGGAGGCTCCGGCGGCGCGCGCCACCGGAGCCCTGTTCCTAGAAACCCTTGGTGATCGCGATCCCATAGAGCCGCGGGTCAAGCAGGAAGATACTGCGCGTCGCGCCCAGGTTCTCGTCGGCGATGTCGAACCCGACGATGGTGTCCTCGTCCTGCAGGTTCTTCACGAAGACCTGGATGTTGAGGTCGAGGTCGGCATTGGCCAGGATCAGGCTGGCGTTGATGTTGTCCCAGGATCGGATGCCGTCGAAGCTGGCGTTGTTGTAGCGCATGAAGCTGTCGGACTGGCGGTAGTAGTCGCCCCGCAGGGTGGCGGTCCACGCGCTGGGCAGCTCCCAGCGGTACTGGGCGCCCAGCGACACCGTCCACTTGGGCGCATTGGGCAGCTCGTTGCCCTTCAGGTCCTGCAGCACCCCCTCGCCGACCCCGCCAGTATAGAGCGAAACGCCGGGTCCATAGGTGTAGGCGCCCGCCGCCAGGGCCGCGGCCGTTGCCGGGGCATTGCCCGCCGCCACCAGTCCCGCCGTCACCGAGGCCGCGCCCGAGCAGACCCGGTTGGCCATGGTCGCCGGCCCGCCCGGCGCCTGGAGGATGGCGGCCAGGCCGGCGGCGTTGACGATGCAGCCGCCGGAGGTCGAGTTCCCATAGACATAGGCGGGATTGCCCTGGGTCCGGTTGAAGGAATCGATCACCAGGCCCTTCTCGATGCTGGTGTCGAGATAGCCGATGTTGGCGTTGAGCTTCAGGCCGTCGATCGGCGCCCAGACCGACTCCAGCTCCAGGCCCTTGATCTTGGCGTCGATGTTCTCGTTGAACACCGATTTGTTGACGCTGCGGCCGATCTGATAGCCCTGATAGTCGTAGTGGAAAGCCGTCAGGTTCAGCAGCAGGCGGCCGTCCCAAAGGGTGTTCTTCAGGCCGAATTCGTAGGCGTTGACGAATTCCGGCTCGTACTCGGTCTTCAGGCCCAGGACGACGACCCCGGGCGGATTGAAGCCGCCGCCCTTATAGCCCTTCGAATAGGATCCATAGATCAGGGTATCGTCCGTGAAGCTGAGATCCGGCGACCAGTCGACGTTCAGCCGGCCCGTGGTTTCCTTGAACTCCACGACCTGGGGCGCGGTGAAGACCGGGCCGCGGCCCGGCGTGAACAGGGTCGAACCTGAGCCGCGGGTCCATTTCTCGTCATCGGTGTAACGCAGGCCGAGCGTCGCGCGGAGGGTCTCGGTGGCCTGCCAGTAGAGCTCGCCGAACACCGCCTTGGACTTGAGCCGGTACTCGGTGCGGCTGACGAAATAGTTGTGGCCCGAGAAATCGGGCTCCTTTAGCGGGTCGACATAGGCGCTCGGCAACAGGAGCTTGACCGCCGCGGTGGCGGCGTTGGCCGCCACATAGGTGAAGTTTAGCGCCTCGTAGTCGAGATAGATGCCGCCGATATTGAAGTTGAGCGGCCCGTCGAACTTCGACTGCAGCCGCACCTCCTGGCTCCATTGCTCCGAGTGGCCGATAACGCCGGACTCGCTGACGAGACGGTCGACGCGCCCGATCTGCGGGTCGACGAGGAAGCCGTCCGGCGCGCGCGGGCCGATCGGGAAGACCACCGACGAATAGCCCCCGGTCGAGTCGCCGCGAGCGTAGTTCTCATTCTCATTATAGCTGGTGAGCGAGGTTAGGGTCAGCGAGGGGGTCATGTCCCACTCGATATTGGCCTCATAGACGTCGGTGCGGGGCCGGTAGACTGGCCGCCCCAGGACCTCGACCTCACGCAGGTTGCGGGAGATCGTCTTGCCGAGGAACGAGTCCACCGGCTGCAGGCCGATCTGTCGCGCCAGGATACCGGTGAAGGTGGAGAGCTGGTTGGTCGTACCGAACGCGTTTGGATCGTAGACCGAGGCCGGCAGGCAGCCCTGGGTCAGACCCGCCTGGGCCGCACCGGTGGGCACGC
This genomic stretch from Phenylobacterium sp. LH3H17 harbors:
- the thrB gene encoding homoserine kinase, whose protein sequence is MAVYTDITDEELTGLLADFDLGAPLAFKGIAEGVENSNFLLETEAGRFFLTIYEKRVRADELPFFLGLLSWLSEHGYPSAAPVADRAGKVLTEVRGKPAAIVTFLPGLSVRRPTAAHCREAGEGLARLHLATQGYPGTRANDLGQDAWAPMFERLAGAADALKPGLAKTIAGDLDRLAARWPTGLPAGIVHADYFPDNVFFQGGKFAGTIDFYFACIDAYAYDIAVALNAWCFEADGSFNITSARALVAGYEVHRPLSPAERAALPILAHGAAMRFFLTRLNDWGATPAGALVRPKDPLEYERKLAVHRAAPDLVLFGDPT
- the rnhA gene encoding ribonuclease HI, whose product is MTPEVVIYTDGACSGNPGPGGWGAVMISGAHVREICGGEPASTNNRMELMAAIQSLEALKKPCKVELHTDSTYVMKGISEWIHAWKKRGWKTADKKPVKNDDLWKRLDTARQRHDVAWRWVKGHNGHELNERADALARQGLKDALPA
- the argS gene encoding arginine--tRNA ligase; translation: MSDLKRGLSEAVGTAFAAAGLPAELGRVTPSDRPDLADFQCNGALPAAKRAGRNPREVAAEVVAGLAGDTRLAGVEIAGPGFINLKLSDAALSQRAREIAADPRLGAAPVVAPRKILVDYGGPNVAKPMHVGHLRSSIIGESIKRIYRFRGDSVVGDAHFGDWGYQMGLLIGAVTDENPAVKGAVDALNAGTGEDAQAVAVFEQNVSLGDLDRLYPEAAARGKAEPEYRDRARKLTAELQARKPGHFLLWRHFAKVTKVALERDFHALGVDFDIWKGESDVDQLIAPMVEELDAKGLLVDDQGARIIRVTRQGDKRELPPLLVVSSEGSAMYGTTDLATIVDRKATFGPDQVLYVVDQRQADHFEIVFRAAQIAGYAAEGQLEHVGFGTMNGTDGKPFKTREGGVLKLNDMIVMTRDKARERLHEAGLGAELDPEAFEDTAHKVAVAALKFADLQNFRGTSYVFDLDRFSSFEGKTGPYLLYQAVRVKSILRRAADEGVEAGQITVSEPAERDLVLLLDAFDQALADAYDKKAPNFLAEHAYKLAQAFSKFYAACPIMTAEAPVRASRLALAQTTLRQLEQALELLGIEAPERM
- the gcvH gene encoding glycine cleavage system protein GcvH, whose amino-acid sequence is MRFTKDHEWVSLDGDVATIGITAYAADQLGDVVFVETPEAGKAVKAGDGLAVVESVKAASDVYAPISGEVVEGNAALGDAPETVNDQPEKAGWFAKIKIADKAEYEALMDRAAYEDFLGTL
- the gcvPA gene encoding aminomethyl-transferring glycine dehydrogenase subunit GcvPA yields the protein MRYLPLTPADRAEMLGIIGAATIDDLFADVPAAARKADLFDLPLHAGELEVERELSALAAMNRPAGAGPFFCGAGAYRHHVPATVDHVIQRSEFLTSYTPYQPEIAQGTLQVLFEFQTQVAALTGLEVANASMYDGSTACAEAVMMAQRVTRRKKAVVSGGLHPHYAATTQTIAHAEGMDITRLPAAIDAEAAVIEAIDAETACVVVQTPNVFGVVTDVTKIAEAAHAAGALLIVVTTETVSFGLLKSPGEMGADIAVAEGQSIGNGLNFGGPYIGLFACREKLVRQMPGRLCGETVDAQGRRGFVLTLSTREQHIRREKATSNICTNSGLCALAFTIHLSLLGERGLRELAELNHSKARELRDALAKVAGVEILTPRFFNEFAIRLKGDAAATVEALLADGIVAGVPFFRLAPEAGMDDVLLVAATETTTTKDIAAFADALARRTGQ
- a CDS encoding Tat pathway signal sequence domain protein encodes the protein MRRSLLLAAGLSLAVTAVPELAAAQRRPNDQERQEQEAAKKKKRESEWSDVQAPLPALRNAGPCPYVKVLYDAARYVEFKDNREASANVAYSGEIQGISAGCQYKDSDPIKVTMEVLFELGKGPQATADTKSYRYWVAVTKRNDSVITKQYFDLPVKFAEGQDRIYATEEIGQITIPRATATTSGSNFEILVGFDVTPQMAAFNRDGKRFRVNAGQATVAGSAEPR
- a CDS encoding TonB-dependent receptor — translated: MTKAWMVSVSALALACTTPGWAHAQSSQGSLLDELIVTAQKREESVQDVPIAVSAFSEQTLKAQGIDTGGQLVQSVPNLSFTRRALRTNFQIRGVGAQLISLSGDDGVGIHHNNVPLTANRLADAEFYDVERVEVLRGPQGTLYGRNATGGVVNIITNKPTDEFDASITAEFGNYKALKYQVFINVPLGDKLAVRAAGFALQRDGYTSNTLNGQDIDSRDIWAGRVTLAFTPTETLRGFLLWDTFSEDDTRGARKQLCVKDVGLTSVQGVPTGAAQAGLTQGCLPASVYDPNAFGTTNQLSTFTGILARQIGLQPVDSFLGKTISRNLREVEVLGRPVYRPRTDVYEANIEWDMTPSLTLTSLTSYNENENYARGDSTGGYSSVVFPIGPRAPDGFLVDPQIGRVDRLVSESGVIGHSEQWSQEVRLQSKFDGPLNFNIGGIYLDYEALNFTYVAANAATAAVKLLLPSAYVDPLKEPDFSGHNYFVSRTEYRLKSKAVFGELYWQATETLRATLGLRYTDDEKWTRGSGSTLFTPGRGPVFTAPQVVEFKETTGRLNVDWSPDLSFTDDTLIYGSYSKGYKGGGFNPPGVVVLGLKTEYEPEFVNAYEFGLKNTLWDGRLLLNLTAFHYDYQGYQIGRSVNKSVFNENIDAKIKGLELESVWAPIDGLKLNANIGYLDTSIEKGLVIDSFNRTQGNPAYVYGNSTSGGCIVNAAGLAAILQAPGGPATMANRVCSGAASVTAGLVAAGNAPATAAALAAGAYTYGPGVSLYTGGVGEGVLQDLKGNELPNAPKWTVSLGAQYRWELPSAWTATLRGDYYRQSDSFMRYNNASFDGIRSWDNINASLILANADLDLNIQVFVKNLQDEDTIVGFDIADENLGATRSIFLLDPRLYGIAITKGF
- the ispH gene encoding 4-hydroxy-3-methylbut-2-enyl diphosphate reductase, yielding MLQDPRPRRPLKVLLATPRGFCAGVDRAIQIVERAIEKYGAPVYVRHEIVHNRHVVDRLKALGAVFVEELSECPTDRPVVFSAHGVPKSVPAEAKGRQMLYLDATCPLVSKVHVEAQRHFDSGREIVLIGHAGHPEVVGTMGQLPDGAVALIETVEDARAYTPKNAANVAFATQTTLSVDDTAEIVAALKERFPEISAPHKEDICYATTNRQDAVKAVASQAEVLLVLGSANSSNSVRLVEVARRSGARAAHLIDDAAGLDLAWLDGASTVGITAGASAPEDLVQGLIDRLGEAFDVTVEDVDTVLETVSFKLPRLLSA
- the gcvT gene encoding glycine cleavage system aminomethyltransferase GcvT; translated protein: MSRSPSVSDETLKTTPLNAAHIAAGARMVPFAGYSMPVQYRDGVLKEHLWTRENAGLFDVSHMGQARLRGVSPLSAFEEVTPGDFIGLKPGKQRYSVLLNKTGGIIDDLMAARPISPDGGGDDGLFVVVNGACKDNDFKVIDSELAGQVRIDRLDDRALMALQGPKAAEVLAAHAPQAAKMVFMDSASFEAFGTDVIVSRSGYTGEDGYEISVPAAEAERVWNLLLADERVRPIGLGARDSLRLEAGLPLYGHDVDETVSPIEADLGFAVSKKRRDARDFPGASRIARELAEGVSRKRVGLTVLEGAPAREGAEIADEAGNVVGVVTSGGFSPSLGKPIAMGFVPPALAAAGTKLKVIVRGKPQAAEVTAMPFVPHRYIRKL